In Musa acuminata AAA Group cultivar baxijiao chromosome BXJ2-3, Cavendish_Baxijiao_AAA, whole genome shotgun sequence, the following proteins share a genomic window:
- the LOC135607639 gene encoding pentatricopeptide repeat-containing protein At3g12770-like encodes MAAVIASAPPQPLPKNPHPAPVLGRLPARIRRSQDRPHNRRRTLHSAPAEWPLDQRIRESLAILDLMEAQSISPDPELLAALLKSCADAGTLRLGRVVHDKATQAGLQSHPLVANTLVLLYGRCGQLGLARRLFDEMTARNVVSWTTIISVYHHAGSPHDALDLYRSMLMDGGVRPNVFTFTIALNCCASVEDLDLGVRIHEDIVKDGCDGDEFIIVALIDMYAKCGRVSHAREVFDRVTNPSVEACTAMIEGYNGNGEAKKAMDVMRRMFRTGLSSEAANKLGFASMIRSCAMELALRQGQEIHARIIKFGHQPGSKALSTLADLYESSDRMIAAKHVFDCLVVKDLDLWARMISGFARNEQYVDALKLYVEMVAQDARLNPQIMSLAIKACIGMSGLEEGKQMHGILVKVSHLLDESVMKQLRSY; translated from the coding sequence ATGGCGGCCGTGATCGCCTCAGCGCCGCCGCAGCCACTCCCCAAGAACCCCCACCCTGCCCCTGTTCTCGGCCGCCTCCCTGCTCGCATCCGCCGGTCTCAAGACCGCCCCCACAACCGCCGCCGCACCCTCCACTCCGCCCCTGCCGAGTGGCCGCTCGATCAGCGGATCCGGGAGTCGCTGGCCATCCTCGACCTCATGGAAGCCCAGTCCATCTCCCCCGATCCGGAACTCCTCGCCGCCCTTCTCAAGAGCTGCGCCGATGCCGGCACGCTCCGCCTCGGCCGCGTCGTCCACGACAAGGCTACCCAGGCCGGCCTCCAGTCCCACCCCCTGGTCGCCAACACCTTGGTTCTCCTCTACGGCAGGTGCGGCCAACTCGGTCTCGCTCGTCGCCTGTTCGACGAAATGACCGCTCGGAATGTCGTCTCTTGGACCACCATCATTTCCGTGTACCACCACGCCGGCTCCCCTCACGACGCGCTCGACTTGTATCGCTCTATGCTTATGGATGGAGGAGTACGGCCGAACGTCTTTACTTTCACGATCGCTCTGAATTGCTGCGCCAGCGTGGAAGACTTGGACTTGGGTGTTAGAATCCATGAAGACATTGTGAAGGATGGATGTGATGGTGATGAGTTCATCATCGTCGCACTGATTGACATGTATGCCAAGTGCGGACGCGTGAGTCATGCTCGCGAGGTGTTCGACCGTGTGACCAACCCATCGGTCGAGGCTTGCACAGCTATGATTGAAGGGTACAATGGCAACGGCGAGGCAAAGAAGGCAATGGATGTCATGAGGAGGATGTTCCGAACTGGGCTGAGCAGTGAGGCCGCTAATAAATTGGGGTTTGCATCGATGATCAGGTCATGCGCCATGGAGTTGGCTCTGAGACAGGGGCAGGAGATCCACGCACGCATCATCAAGTTTGGGCATCAACCGGGTTCAAAAGCTCTAAGCACATTGGCTGATTTGTATGAAAGTAGTGATAGAATGATTGCGGCCAAGCATGTTTTCGACTGTTTGGTAGTGAAAGATCTCGATTTGTGGGCGAGAATGATTTCTGGATTTGCGAGGAATGAACAATACGTCGATGCTTTGAAGCTTTACGTCGAAATGGTAGCTCAGGATGCCAGATTGAATCCTCAAATCATGTCTTTGGCCATCAAGGCATGCATAGGGATGTCAGGCCTCGAGGAAGGGAAACAAATGCATGGTATACTGGTCAAAGTGAGTCACTTGTTGGATGAGTCCGTTATGAAACAGCTCAGAAGCTACTGA
- the LOC103979928 gene encoding vacuolar cation/proton exchanger 1a, translated as MASTGYEAARRLEAGNPKGGSGSRTAHGHGHGHGRTAHNMSSSSLRKKSDLSLLSKVRCGLLRTILTNLQEIFLGTKLFILFPAVPLAIAANYLHFGRAWLFALSLLALTPLAERVSFLTEQIAYYTGPTVGGLLNATCGNATELIIALFALHRGKIEVVKCSLVGSILSNLLLVLGSSLFLGGIANLHKEQSFDRKQADVNTGLLLLGALCHILLLAFDHAVSSGEQAADAAPRLWLSRACSIVMLLAYVAYLFFQLKTHRQLYESEEEEDDDNDDAVAQDEAVIGFPSALAWLLGMTAVIAILSEYVVATIEAASDSWGISVSFISIILLPIVGNAAEHAGAIIFAFKNKLDITLGVSLGSATQISMFVVPLSVIVAWTMGIKMDLDLELLETGSLIMAILITAFTLQDGTSHYLKGLVPLLCYLAIGACFFVSKSPANRIHDINAGVLTT; from the exons ATGGCATCGACGGGGTACGAGGCAGCGAGGCGCCTCGAGGCAGGCAACCCCAAAGGCGGCTCCGGCAGCCGCACCGCGCACGGCCACGGCCACGGCCACGGCCGCACCGCGCACAACATGTCCTCGTCGTCGCTGCGCAAGAAGTCGGACCTATCGTTGTTGTCGAAGGTCCGCTGCGGCCTCCTCAGGACCATCCTCACCAACCTGCAGGAGATCTTCCTCGGCACCAAGCTCTTCATCCTCTTCCCCGCCGTCCCCCTCGCCATCGCCGCCAACTACCTCCATTTTGGACGC GCCTGGTTGTTTGCTTTGAGTCTGCTTGCCCTCACCCCTCTTGCCGAGCGTGTCAGCTTCCTCACAGA GCAAATCGCATATTACACCGGTCCTACTG TTGGTGGGCTGCTGAACGCAACCTGTGGCAACGCCACGGAGCTGATCATAGCTCTATTTGCGTTGCACCGTGGGAAGATCGAGGTGGTGAAGTGCTCCTTGGTTGGATCTATCCTATCCAACCTACTGCTTGTTCTTGGATCCTCCCTCTTCCTTGGAGGCATCGCCAACCTGCACAAGGAACAGTCCTTCGATCGA AAGCAAGCTGATGTGAACACTGGTCTTCTGCTGCTGGGTGCGCTTTGCCACATCTTGTTGTTGGCGTTCGATCACGCTGTCAGCTCCGGCGAGCAAGCAGCGGACGCGGCTCCGAGATTGTGGCTGTCGAGGGCGTGCAGCATCGTCATGCTCCTCGCCTACGTTGCTTACCTTTTCTTCCAGCTGAAGACCCACCGCCAACTCTACGAGTCGGAAGAG GAGGAAGACGATGACAACGACGATGCGGTAGCTCAAGACGAGGCAGTCATCGGATTCCCGAGCGCATTGGCTTGGCTGCTGGGCATGACGGCTGTGATTGCCATACTGTCTGAGTACGTTGTTGCAACCATTGAG GCTGCTTCGGATTCCTGGGGGATCTCTGTCAGTTTCATCAGCATTATCTTGCTCCCAATAGTTGGCAACGCAGCAGAGCATGCTGGTGCCATCATTTTTGCCTTCAAGAACAAGCTG GATATCACTCTTGGTGTTTCACTTGGATCAGCAACCCAGATCTCCATGTTTGTG GTTCCATTAAGTGTGATTGTAGCCTGGACAATGGGAATCAAGATGGATCTTGATCTTGAACTGCTGGAAACTGGCTCACTCATCATGGCAATACTGATAACAGCCTTCACATTACAG GATGGCACTTCACACTACTTGAAAGGACTTGTACCCCTCCTTTGTTACCTGGCAATTGGTGCATGCTTCTTTGTGTCCAAATCACCAGCAA ATCGAATACATGATATAAATGCTGGTGTTCTGACCACATAA